CTATAGGTTTTTTACAGTTGAGAAGATTCGTTCTGAAAAATAAAAAAAGACGTATCCGCAAAGTACGTTAGAGAATCCTATTTTTATACCGGTTAATATAAGGACAGTATGAAAACACTGGCGGATTATTATTTATCACAGCAGGAACCTCATAAAAGTTGTCTGTTAGCACTACGGGATATTATTCTGGCTTTAGATCCGGATATAACACATGAACTAAAATATGGTATGCCTTTCTTTTGTTATAAAGGAAAAATGTTCTGCTACCTATGGATACACAAATCCTATGGACAGCCCTATATTGGAATTGTTGAAGGTAAGCACATTATACACCCCATGCTGATAACTGAAAAAAGAGCACGAATGAAGATCATGCTTTTAGATTCGGATAAAGATTTACCGCTTTCCTCCATCAAAGATATAGTATATCAGGCTATTCAACTTTATAAAAATGGTACAATAGCAATCCCCAATAAAAAATCACAATGAGTAAACAGCATCAATACAGTTTAACGGTAGAATGGACTGGTAATACGGGTCTAGGGACTAAAAGTTATACTTCCTACAGCCGTAACCATACTATCCAGTCTGAAAACAAAGCCATTATTGAAGCCTCTTCAGACCCGGCTTTCAGAGGAGATCCGCAAAGATACAATCCGGAAGAGCTGCTTCTATCCTCTGTTTCTTCCTGCCACATGCTCTGGTATCTGCACTTCTGTTCACAGCACAATATTACAGTACTGGCCTATGTGGATCAGCCGGAAGGAACTATGCTGGAAAATGGAGATGGAAGTGGGTATTTTACCGGAATAACTTTACATCCGCAAATAGAAATAGCAGAAGAAGATAAAATTGCACTGGCACAAGACTTACATCGCAAGGCTAATACATATTGCTTTATAGCCAACTCGCTCAATTTCAAAATAGAACATAAGGCTATAATCAAAGTCGGTAAATAATTGCAGATCGGTCTGAAATAAAAATTGTCATACCTGTATGCATAAAGGGCAGTACAAAGTATGACAATAGTTTCTCCCATATTTACAATGGGATCAATGCCTAAAATTTTTAATTAAGCCGTATATTTTCGTTTTCTGATCTTTATATATACATAAAGTGAAACCAGAGACAATGCAAAAAACAGTAAATCGATAAATAAAATATCAAATGCTCCTGACCGATAGGTGGCCCATGGCCAGCTGCCCGTCATAATACCATTTGCAAGAGGAACACCCAAACACAGCAATATGGATAAAAATACTGTTTGGCGGTTAGTCAATGCGATATCCCTGCGTATAATAAAATAGACCGCCAGCACCAACCAGGAATAAAAATACCAATGGTAAATATCACTCTGCGTAGGTGTATTTAAAAAGCGTAATACAATAAATGTGAATGCCGTAACCGGAAGCATAGTCAGACAGGAAGCCAGAAATATATTAGCGGTCCAAAAGTTAAACTTACGCTTATGTGCAGGTACATTCGTCTTATCCCGTGCAACTAGCCAGATCAAAATACCGGATATAATAACCACACAACCCATTACGCCTAATACAAAATAAATAATCTTTAATGCACGGCCTCCGTAATCGCCGAAGTGAAGATGATAAATCAATGCTTTTACATGATCGAGATAGCTGGATTCCAGATGAGGTGTTTTCTCACTTAATACCTTTTGATCCTTGACACGATACACTAATT
The Sphingobacterium spiritivorum genome window above contains:
- a CDS encoding DUF1801 domain-containing protein; the encoded protein is MKTLADYYLSQQEPHKSCLLALRDIILALDPDITHELKYGMPFFCYKGKMFCYLWIHKSYGQPYIGIVEGKHIIHPMLITEKRARMKIMLLDSDKDLPLSSIKDIVYQAIQLYKNGTIAIPNKKSQ
- a CDS encoding OsmC family protein; translation: MSKQHQYSLTVEWTGNTGLGTKSYTSYSRNHTIQSENKAIIEASSDPAFRGDPQRYNPEELLLSSVSSCHMLWYLHFCSQHNITVLAYVDQPEGTMLENGDGSGYFTGITLHPQIEIAEEDKIALAQDLHRKANTYCFIANSLNFKIEHKAIIKVGK